From the genome of Sporomusa sphaeroides DSM 2875:
CACTATTTGCTGTTATGAAATCAGGCATGCCTTTGTATGACAGCAAATGAGCAAAATCAAAAATGCCTACTGCCAGGAAAACCATGGCAATAACCAGATCACGACTATTGTTGGTTTGCGGCCAGCCATACCACACCACAATAAATACGCTTAAAGCAATAACCAGACAAATGATTTCAGCTACTGTGTGGATGCTAAGGTACAAATTTTCCGGATAGATGACATAGAAATGTTCAGGCATCCAGGAAATCAGCCCCACTATACCAAACAGCACTGTGGCAAGCGCCGCTAAGCGTACATTAGCTTTCAGGGTTTTTATCAACAAAGACACCTTTATTCCCCCCTTCAGACCAAGCAACATTTCCGTTACTCTTACTAACATAATATGCCTCGCCAAAAGCAGATGTGCTTTGTGCCGGATATCAGCCTAAAGTCCCACATAACTAGGAATATTGCATATTTCCTTTCTGGCGCGGTTTATGTATAATAATGGTAAGCAGGACAAGGAGGGTTGCCTTATGCTTATCAGCGAAGTAAAAGCCGGCATGGTACTGGCACGCGATATTATTGATGACAATGGCAATCTGCTTCTGGAACAGGGCATTGCCCTTACGGAATACTACATTACCCGGCTGACTCAGCTCGGTATAACCAGTATCCCTATTTATGATCCATATGCAGTTGAGCTAAAAAAGCATTCCGTAATTGCTCCGGAGGTCAGAGAAGAGCTTACGTTATGCTTTCGGTCATTATTTAACAAAAAAAGCCAGGATATTCTCAATTCCGGCCTGCGGACAATTTACCTAAAACAAATTCAGCAAACCGTCGGCCAGGTAATTGACAATACCGAAAAAAACCTGGGACAAATTGTGAATGTCCAGGTACGCCAGCCCACCGAAGATGAAATTGCTCATGCCATAAATGTCTGCCTGATGGCCATCTCCACCGGCCTGTATATTAAACTGCCGCGTCCGGTACTGATGGACCTGGCCATGGGAGCGCTTTTTCATGATTTAGGCAAAACAGTTATGCCGACCATTGAGGGATCGATTGCCTCCGATCCGGGGCGGTTGCATCCTATGTACGGGCAACAGCTGTTGGTGAAAAATAAGCTCGGAACCATTGTAGCCCGTATTGCCGCCGAACATCACGAGCAATACGACGGCCAGGGGTATCCGCTCGGACTGGCCGGAAAAGAAATTCATCCTTTGTCACGCATAGTGACCATCGCCAATCACTTTGACAATAACATGAATATGGCTGCTAAAACCGGCCAGCCGCGCGG
Proteins encoded in this window:
- a CDS encoding HD-GYP domain-containing protein, encoding MLISEVKAGMVLARDIIDDNGNLLLEQGIALTEYYITRLTQLGITSIPIYDPYAVELKKHSVIAPEVREELTLCFRSLFNKKSQDILNSGLRTIYLKQIQQTVGQVIDNTEKNLGQIVNVQVRQPTEDEIAHAINVCLMAISTGLYIKLPRPVLMDLAMGALFHDLGKTVMPTIEGSIASDPGRLHPMYGQQLLVKNKLGTIVARIAAEHHEQYDGQGYPLGLAGKEIHPLSRIVTIANHFDNNMNMAAKTGQPRGKIIDSMLANGNTLFDMYLLRAFFHTTPLYPVGTLVKLSTNQMAYVIKNKARFAATPTVQIAERGPRGYNMITGQMIDLAMKPQITIVDVIAD